The genomic interval ACTGCTGGAAGCTGGAAATGGCACCACATGCACCACGGGCCAGAgccagcagcctggcagcagggcagtAGCTGAGCCCGAGCACCATCCCCCAGGGCTTGGAGCTGCCTGGGGGGCTGCCAGAGTCCCCAGCACAGGCGTGCCCCAGGGATGTAggagccaggagcaggaggggccCTGCAGCCATGGGCCGGCTGGACGACCATGCCAAGAGGAGGATCGTGGAGCTGCGCCGGGCCGGGCTGAGCTTCCGCAAGATCAAgaaggtgctggagctggacaACATCCGGGTGACGCCGCAGGCCGTGTACCTCTTCCTCAAGAGGAAGAGTGTGGAGCCGGGGCTGGCAGCacctggctgggatggggaccAGCCCTGGCCTCCACTGCAGGGGCACgaggctgagccccccaggcTGCTGGGCACCCGGCCCCCTGCAGTGCCCCTTGGGGATCCCACAGGCAGCCAGGACACCAAGGAGAGCATCCAGATGGTTAGTGTGGCCTCCCTCTGCAAGGACGATGGACAGCTCGGGGACACCCTGCCCGTGGGGCCAGCCCCTGGGAATGGTAAGGCCTGGCTCCCTAATGGGGGCACCATGGCCAccccctggcagtgctgggctggggaaggggcccCATTTCCCACTGGGGAGCCCCCAAGAGCCTCCTTTTGAGGCATTTCTCTCTCTATCCCTTGCAGGTGACAACAGCTCCACAGGCACCCCCTTGGCTCCAGAGAGCTGCCCCGCTCTGAGGGGCTTGGCCACCCCCCATCAGCCACTGCCCAGCCAAGGGCGGCTGGTCACACCTCACACCAGGAACCCAGCCCTGGTGGTGAAGAAGACAACTGTGGACAGGGCTGTTCTCTGGCAGAAAAAGGTAGTATGGCAGGATGGGGGAGCCCATCTGCTCCATCCAGGAGCCGGTGTGGAGCTGCCATctgggcagctctgcacagcGCCCTGCTGCATCCACACCAtgtgctgggacaggctgctggGTGTGGAAGGCTCCCGAAAATGCCCCCCAGCTGCTGTTGGCTGCTTTCCCTAGCAATGCTTGACTGTGGCACTTGGTGAATGTAGCTGGGTAGCCCGTCTGGGGGAGCTGAGGCTGTGGGGTTGCTGCCCACCCACGTGCAGCCAGCACTCGCTGCTGCCCTTGGCCGATGCTGGCCGTGGAGATGCCAGTCGCTGCCAGCCTTGGCCTCCAACCTGCAGCTCACAGACCTCTCTTTAAGGCCTAGTGTCAGTACCAGCTCAGGAGATTCTCCCAGCCACCCAAGAACACCAGCAGCTGAGTGGCTTGGTGCCACACCAGGAGATGAAGGGCTGTGGACACTCCAGGACAGAGTGACACAGCCAGGATGGCCACCTTCCATTTGCCATAATCCCTAACATGTACCCCCCTGCCTTGCCTCGCTGCAAGACCCCCAGGATGTGGCCACACATATGTTGTCTCAGCAGGTCCTTGTCCTTGTGGCCATCCTGCCACCATGGTGGGCACACAGCCACCTGGCCAGCCCCATGGccatgcccagctctgctggcagcagtggtgaCCATGGGACAAACCTCCATGACCCAGCAGTCCCCACACCATCCCCAGGCAGGTGCCAGTGTGGCTGCCCCAATGCTCTTGCCCCTCTGGAGCATCTCTAACCTCCAGAGGCTTCACTGATGGGCAGTGCTGTTGCCACATGGAGGGTGGTAGGATGCTGGCACTTGCCTTTCTGGCCATGACATGCTGGGAACAAAACAGCCGTGAGCCAGGCTGGGCCTTCATCCGTGACCCTGTCTCTGCTCAGAGAGAGCAAAAGCCTTCTCCAGCCCACTCAGATGTTTGCCAAGAGCCCTTGCCAGCTGCTTGAGAGGCTACCCTGGCATTCAAAACCAGCATGTGATCCCTCATGGGGAGCAGAAGAGCCCTTTGCCTCAGGGTGCAGTACAAGAAATGGAAGGCTTAGAAAGCAAAGGCCACGAGATGCTGttcctgtgcctgcagagagCAAACACAAGCCTGGCTGTAGTGTGGGCAGCCCCACTGCTGTCTGGCAGCATCCTGGCTCAACACATGCTGACAGGACACTTGGCACCAGGGACTCCGGAGCGGGGTGGGGATGAAGTGCAGCTCATGCTAAGGTCTAGAGGTCTGCAACAACATGATGGCTTTCCCTGAGAGCTTTTCTCTGAGCCTTGTAGCTAGTGCAGAATAAATCTTTCTCTTGTTAAATGCCATCAAAGGGGCAGCTGATAGTGTttcaccttcccttctccaggtcaAAGATGCCAGCACTCAGACTGCCCTGCCGAACCCCGTGAGTCCAGAAAATCACCACCTTGCTTGGGGTGTGCCAGTgcccccctctgctcccagttcCCAAGCCATTGCTGAGAAGCTGGACACTGTGCAGACGGAGGTGCAGAGGCTGAGCCAGGCCCTGCAcgtggtgctggagcagcagtgccGCCTGGAGCGCCAGCAGGAGCACCAGCAGcggctgcagcaggaggtgctgatgacactgcagcagctcagctccactGTGAGCCACGAGGCTGTGCCAGCCAACCAGTCCCGCGGCCCCTTCAGCAGCATGGCCGAGCCCTCGCCCACCCTGCCCAACTTCAGCCAGTTCAAGATGGAGCTGATGTGAGCTCCCGCAGTGCTGGTGCgctccagtgctgtgctgatggAGTCGGGAGGAAGAACCACCTCTCAGAGGCTGCCCGAGGATTACGTGCAGCACCCAGCAGAGAAGGTCCCTGGTGCCTCGTGTTCTCAGCCCTGCTgactggaaggggctgcctggCACAAGGGGCTGGGCAGTGGAAGGCTGATGCTTCACTCCTGTGCTGCTCATCCTGGCTGGTGCTGAAGCTGGCTGGGGGCCCCCTAagagggacacagcagggaggtgggactcAAAGGAAACATGAGGCTTCCTGCTCATGAGGGTCAATCATGAGTGCTGTGATGGTCAATCACAGGAACACCTCCTGTCCTCCCTCTAGAGAGCGTTGTTCAGTAAAAAACCTATTTACACCATGATTCAGATCCAGTGGTGGGATCTCTGTCTGAGTAGGCTGGGTCTGTCTGGGTCACTAGCACCATGGGTGGAACTGCACAGGGTGCTCAAACCCACGAGGTGAGACCAGCACTCCACACATGAAGGGTGTTACTGGAACCTGGCATCAGCTGCTGCACCATTAGGGATGTGGAGGAAACAATCTTTTACTGAACAGGTTCCACCCTCCTCACCCCACATTCTCAGCAGATCCAGAGTCTGGCACTGCTACTGCCCATTGTCTGGCAGGACTACACCTGGGCGGGAGCTAATGAACTGGATGTTCATCTCTCCTCCAACCCCTTTTTCTGGGCAGGACTGTGATCCACAGCAGCAAGGGCTGTCCCTGGAGcaggctgctggtgctgcagagctgctcaagcagagcagagcacgATGCTGAGAACTCTTCGCCTGGACCAGAAAGGCTCAGGGAGACTGATGTACCCTCGCTGCAGCAGTTAAGTCCAGAGAGACCAGATCTGGCTTTGCCTGTCAGGTAGAAAGGTCTGATGGGGGTGGCCTTGGCTCATCACCCGGCAGTGAATCCTGAGAGGAGACAGGGCATGTCCTTCCTGCAGCCTTCCGTGTCCAGGCACCACACTTAGCACAACCTCTGCCTAGAAGAAGTCCTCAGCCTGTTTCTTTGGTCTTCTGGAGTCTGAGGTTAAAATTAAGAAGGGTAAGAAACAATTCGGGTATTTCTATGCACACAGACACCAGTGTAGGTGTATGTGTACACCTGGGCATTTTGCAGGTCTGTGCAGCAGCCCCACTGGGTGGGGGAGCTGAACAGCCTCTCTGCCCCCCTGAGACACATCCCTGGCCCCAGGGCTGTCAgagccagctgtgcccaggagcATTAGAAGTCTGCTGCGATCTCCCCGCACTCATTCATTTCGATGTTGGTGTAATTTTGGGGAGGTCTGAAAAACAACAGATGGAGAAAAACACAAGGTCAGTTGCTCTGCTCTTTTGCACAAGGCAGCTAATCTGCACCTCAGCTTtgcactggaaaaggagaggcTGGATGGGCAGCCCTCAGCAGGCACAGCGTTTACTAAGATCTCTGTCAATGTTCCGGAGAAAAACAGGAGCAGAACAGCTGTTTCCCCAAACCTGCTGAGTTTGGATTacctccttgcagcccttggCCAGTTGAGGTCAGACATGGGAAGGTTTCCAGCCCATGCAACAGTACCAGCACAGACATGAGgaacctgctgccttcctgtgctgtggggccACATCCATGTGAGGTGGACAGATCAAGAATGCACCCAACCCTCCAACTGCTTAAAATCAGGGCTGCTGATCACAGCAGCCCCAAGGGGGGGACATCTGTGATCTTTTCTAGTTGAGTGCCAGCTGCAGTGCATCACATCCTTCAGCTATGGCTGCAAACACCCAGGCTGGTGAGTGAGCCTGTGGTCCCATTGTCATGGCCACCTGGGCTGATACCAGGGCACAAGTGCCTCCTCACAAACATTAGGAGGCAGCTGTAACTCCAGAGAATGACACTGACAGTGATTCCATGAAAGAACAGGCCCTGATGAAGAGGTGCCCCTGAGCCACCCTGCCTCGAAACACCACCCCAtctgccctgccccacagcccttcGTGTGCTGTTCTTGGGTCACAGAGGACAGACAAGCCCCCCatgcctcctgcctccccacaAGGACCTGGcccactgctgctctccctTCTCATCGATGGTCACTATCAAAAAGGTCCCCATTCCGTTTCGGGCACAGTTCATGCCCAAAATTGCTCTCAACATAGAGCCAGCAGGCTCTtgctcctgcccagcctgcaAAGGACAAAAGGAACGCTTCTCTCCCCAAAGCCACCCCCACGAGGTGCCCAATTTCCACCATCTCTCCCTATTTTAGTTAAAGGCgggagaaaagaggaggaacACTCAGGTTGTGCCTCTGTCCAGGGGCGGGCGTGAGACGGAAGGAAACCCACCAGGAATGGGAGAAACAGCGGGAAAAAGAATTGACAAATCCCCCCAAAGCCGGGCAGGAGCCCGGCAGGCTGGGAGGACAGGGGCGGGACTCCCGAGGGGAAGGGGCAGCGGCCGGAGGGGGGTGAgaagggatggggatggggatggggatggggatggggatggggatggggatggggatggggatggggatggggacggAAGAAGCCCCGTTCCTCGGGGGCCCCGCTCACCCCGCGCACTCACCACTCGCCGCCCGGGGCCGGTCCGGggagggcggggcggggggaggagagggggaaggagcaggaggaggaggaggaggagggggaaccGTTCATGGGCTCCATCCCCAGGGTGAATTCACTCGTTCGCCTGTCCCAGAAGATCCCGCAGCGGCTTCTCCCAGCTCTTCTCCCGAGCTgaggtggatggatggatggacagacgGATGGACGGATGCGCTCACATCCCAGAAAGCCCACTGTATCCTGGCTACGTCCCCATGGCTGGCAGGGCAAGGGAgaggattctgcccctctgctccactctgATGAATcctcacctgcagagctgcctccagctcgggggtccctgcacaggaaggacatggaactgctggagcgagtccagaggaggccacggagataCTCCaaggctggagcccctctgctctggagccaggctgggacagctgggggtgttcacctggagaagagaaggcttccgggagacctgagagccccttgcagggcctaaaggggctccaggagagctggagagggactttggacaagggcctggagtgacaggacaaaggagaatggttttaaactgaaaagggGGAGATTTGCATTaggtattgggaagaaattgaaattgttggctgtgagggtggtgaggccctggcacaggttgaccagagaagctgtggctgccccatccctgaaagtgcacaaggccaggttggacagggcttggagcagcctgggacagtggaaggtgttcctgcccatggcaagagAGTGGAATGAGTgttaaggtctcttccaacccaaactatcctgtgattctgtgatcctacaGATGGGTGGACAAAGGTTCACCATGTTCAATGGTTTCATATCCATTCCCTCACCCTCCTGGACTCCCCAGCCAGGACTAGCACAGCTGTGCTATAGGACACTGTGTCTGTCCTTGCACCAGCCTCAGAGACTGAGTCAGGAGCTGGAGGGTGGTCCCTGCATGGTGATGCCatggctgtgccctgtgcccagcctgccCAGAGCTTTCCCATGGACAGATCCCTGCAGTCTCCATGAGCTActgtgctgtttctgctgtgcaGGATCCATGCCCAGCCCGTCCGGGTGCAGAGGAAGGAGCAAACACCTCTGCACATCTCCCAGCATGGGAGTCTGGGAGAGGGGGTCTTTAAGCCCCCTCAGGTTGTGCTGGGATCTCATTCCCTGGAAGATGGGGAGGAGGCAGCCCTGgcctttctcttcttcccccccccatcAACTCCCAGGTCCTGCTCCCCCAGATCTGTTCATGGGGCCGCCCAGCCCCTTTCCCTGGATCTCCACATGGGAAGATGTGTGTGGCTCCTGCCTTGCTCCGCTGGACATAAGGACTGTGGCAGGAGGAGGTCCCACAGATCTCACTCAGGGCTGGACTTGGTGCCAAACACTCATTTGACtatgcagctgctcctgcagctaTCCTAGATCTGACTCCTGCTCGTGACTCAGCAGCCTGctgtctttctcttccttctcactGGAAACCAGAGCAAGGGCAGTGGTCCCCAGACTGACCCCGCTGTCACAACAGAGCCGTCCCTGAGCTCTCTACAGTTCCAGGACAATTCCATTCTGTGGTACTCTACACTGCACGTCTCTCAGCCAGCGAGCGCTgccactgcagctgctctgcaaagcGAGTCCAACGCGTGCTGCCCTCCTGCACCCCGAGCCCCCCTCCCTGCCAACAACGAAGCATTTTGGGGGCTGCTGACCTGTCCCTTGCGGGCTGAAAAAGCCCGGGCACTtacagctggggcagaggggtgcAGTCATGAGGGGGCTGAGATGTGAGGTCCCAGGTGGGGTTTTACAGCACCCACCAGGAGATGCTCCCACCCCTAGGATCAGCTTTCAGGGCCCTGACAGCCCGAAGGGACAGAGTCAGATGAAcctcccctgtccccttccccttctgtgAGGGGCTGGCAGATGAGCCCCACGGCATCCTGCCCATAGGGACAGCTCCCAGCATGGGCTGGCTCTGCCTAGCACTGGCACTGGGATGAGAGAATGCAACCAAAGAAAACGTGGGACTGATCCTGTCCCATGGAACACAGGTGGTGCTCCCAAACTGATCAGCCAGGTACTGGGGGATACTGTCCCTCCAGCAGGATCTGCTGCCTCAGGTGAGAGCGTGGCCCTTACCTGTCCTTCCTGCTGAACCCACCCCTCCTGCTCCAAGAGCTCTGTCCTGGCACCTCTTGAGACTGAGCTGTTTATTGTCTGCCTGGAGATGCTATTTTCAGCATCTTTGTGCTGCTCACCTGTATCCATTCTAGATAAAATCCTGAGGAAATCCTTACTATTTATCCACGTCAACCTTCTTCCTTCCCCGGCCGTGAACTGGACTCTGATGggagttgttttctttcctaagcACTGCACTCACTGGTGCTGTGCTTCCCATGGGCTCTCTCTGGCACCTGTTTCACAGAAAGGATGCTCCTTTGTGCACCTTTCTGCCAGCCCAGCAACAGCGATGTTTAACTGGCCCAGCGTCCTAGCCCAGTCGGGGGGTTCTCACCTCCCACCCACCTGTGCCAAGGGTAGGACTCTCACAGGACTCAGCCCAGAAAAGCCAAGGAGATCTGGGGGCCAAAGCAGAGACTCGGTGTTCATCCTGGGGGAGCATCACCGTGGCACCTTGCAGAAGGGCTCTGTTCCCTCCTCTGCGAGCTCATGGCACAGAGGCAGAAAGGCTGAGGACATCAAATAGATGGATCCCTCATGAAATGAAAGACCTCAAGGGGTTGAAGGTTTTCTGGGtgccagagaagggcagcagagttggggaagggtctggagcacaattctgatgaggagctgctgagggaggtgggggggcTCTGTGATGGGAACAGTTCCAGGCGTGGAAAAAAACATACAACAATTGACAGGATTTTATTATATGGACCTTACagttattatatggactttactgttattatgtggtttcattgtATTCATACGACACAGTGCACACTCTGGACAAGCCCAGGCTTGCCATGAGTTTGCCTGCTCCTTGCTTCCCCCGCTCCTCCCCCTTTTGTCTGTGTCCCTATCCTGGTTTGTTCCCCcgcttgtctgtctcatgctccgccctatgttctggccctttcccctcccgagCTGATAAAAGACGGCGTGCACACGGGAGTAAAGGATTCTACTTGCACCCTACGAAGTTGCACTGGGcaaggtttagattggatactggGGgaaatttctgcactgaaaaggttgtaaagcattggcacaggctgcccaaggtagtggtggagtctccatccctggaagtgttcaaaaaccacgtagatgtggcacttggggttCAGCAGGCGTGAACAGCAGCCCAGAACACTTCTACCGTCTGCATTGGCTCTTCTCCCCCACTCAGCCTCTGCCCCTGTCTCCCAGTCTCACAGCCAGTTCCCCTGACTTCCAAGTGCTGCCATGTGGGAGGAGGCTTTGGAAAGCCACTGCACCAGAAAAAAAGCTCTAAAGAAGAACATGCACcagtgctcagccccagcacactCTGGCCGCACTCTCTGTTCATAGACATGAGCCAAACTGCAGCTGACAGCTTTGGGTTTCCATAGGTAccatttctccctttcctgtcACTTAGGTCACTTTGGAGCTGGCTGAGCCTGCTGTGACACGGCTGTTCAGCTCTGGTCCATCAGCATGGCTCGTTCTGGGTCTCTGAGTCTGCTGTGAAGTGGGtcagcaacagaaataaaacctttccCCCTCACCCCAGGTGAAGCCCCCGCATCCCCGCACAGTGAGTGAGGATAGCTCAGACAGCTGCTGTACGGGCACCAGGTCCTGCCC from Chiroxiphia lanceolata isolate bChiLan1 chromosome 16, bChiLan1.pri, whole genome shotgun sequence carries:
- the LOC116794924 gene encoding uncharacterized protein LOC116794924 — its product is MGRLDDHAKRRIVELRRAGLSFRKIKKVLELDNIRVTPQAVYLFLKRKSVEPGLAAPGWDGDQPWPPLQGHEAEPPRLLGTRPPAVPLGDPTGSQDTKESIQMVSVASLCKDDGQLGDTLPVGPAPGNGDNSSTGTPLAPESCPALRGLATPHQPLPSQGRLVTPHTRNPALVVKKTTVDRAVLWQKKVKDASTQTALPNPVSPENHHLAWGVPVPPSAPSSQAIAEKLDTVQTEVQRLSQALHVVLEQQCRLERQQEHQQRLQQEVLMTLQQLSSTVSHEAVPANQSRGPFSSMAEPSPTLPNFSQFKMELM